One genomic region from Candidatus Poribacteria bacterium encodes:
- a CDS encoding redoxin domain-containing protein, which yields MRNLGIGGILLLMLLNINQGLTAKEGDELIGKPAPEWGTLEWMNSQPLQLNALADKVVLIRWWTETCPFCAASAPALNEFHDTFKDKGLVVIGMYHPKPPGPRRQKALEKAVERLGIGGC from the coding sequence ATGCGTAATCTAGGAATAGGCGGCATCCTTCTATTAATGTTGCTAAACATCAACCAAGGACTTACCGCAAAAGAAGGCGACGAATTAATTGGAAAACCGGCTCCGGAATGGGGAACGCTGGAGTGGATGAATTCGCAGCCACTCCAGCTGAACGCGTTAGCGGACAAGGTGGTTCTCATCCGTTGGTGGACGGAGACATGCCCATTTTGTGCTGCTAGTGCACCCGCGTTGAACGAATTTCACGACACTTTCAAGGATAAGGGTTTGGTTGTGATTGGGATGTACCATCCGAAACCGCCCGGGCCGCGTCGTCAAAAGGCACTTGAGAAGGCGGTGGAGCGGCTCGGGATTGGAGGTTGTTGA